The Culex pipiens pallens isolate TS chromosome 2, TS_CPP_V2, whole genome shotgun sequence DNA window TGTCGATCGGAATGCAAAGTTTTACCCCACGAATCTTCGGGAAATGCTTGCTGTCCTGTTTGATCGTGCTGACCGATACACCACGAGTGCTGGGCAACCCAATTATGAGGACACCCAAGGCCTTGGCTGTCTCTCTCCCCAGTATTGGCTGAGATCCTTCCGCCACCACGTAGAATGTTGCTTCCTGCTTGGTTACTTTTCCCGCATCCTCCACGCTCGTTGCTGCATCAAACACTTTCAACACTTTCAGAGGTTCAGATTTCAGCCCATATGGACGAAACGTTAAATCACATTCATCTCGCAGGTTCTTCATTTCCAGTCCGTTCATGAGCAGGTGACGCCAAGTGCGTTCAGCAATAATGTTCTTGCATGAACCTGAGTCGATCATCATCTCAAGCAGGACGCCTCCCACTGTGACACCAACCATCTCCTCCCGGGTGCTGATACTGTAGATGAAACTGGCAGACTCTTCCGTGTTGTGTATCGAGTCGATGGCGTTGCACTGCCGTTTATTTGATCCGTGCTGGCTGGGGAAGCTGTAAGGTCGTTTGCCTCCTCGCTTCTGTTGATGGTTGGCCACTAAACGTTTCGACGGAACGGTCTTACAGCGTTTGGCAAAATGATCTGCTCTACCGCATTTGTCACAAATTTTGCCGAGAGCTGGACACGAAGGATCATTCGCAAAGTGCCCTGTCCACCCGCACCTTGAGCATtcggacgttccgtgttgagaTGATGGTTGTAGTTTATTCACGAAGGACGTTGACGGCGTAGTCGCATTTCCGATCTGGCCTGCTTGGAATTTAACGGACGAGTAAGATTTGATCGTCTTCGTCAGTTCGTCTAATGTCAGGCCGGCTTGTTGCAGCAGCTTTTCCTTCAGGTCCGCCGGCGCCAACAGAATGGTCTTATCGATGACACTTATCTCTGCGCTCTCAGCTTTGGTTTTTCCAAAGTTACACTTTGCTGCTTGGTCCGTGGCTCGCAGAAGGAATCTTTCCAATGACTCTTCTGGTTCCGGTTTGAGCGTCCAGAAAACGTGCCGTTCAAAAATCTCGTGTTGTTGTGGTGCAAAATACTCGTCGAGTTTCGCGATGGCGACATCAAACGGTTTGATGCCTTGTTCCTTGTCTTCGTCCACATCTGCCCCCGGCAATGTGCTGAAAACTTCCTGCACTTCAGGACCGGCTCTGGCCAAGAAAACGTTCTTAAGCTTGGTTTGGTCGGTTTCCTCATTTGCCAGAGCGATGTACTTGAAGTTTCTTCTGTACTTCAACCACTCGTCCCGTACTTGAGACGACGGAAGAGCTTTGAAATTGAACGGCTGAATTGTCCATTTGTCCATTTCACGTGACctgaaaggtatttaaaaacaatttccaaacatcgcttttttttacattccttttttttttaccttttttatcgGTTTTACGAACCACCACAGCTATGCTGTGTTCCTTTTATTCCGGTCTCGAAGACCACCGCAACCTTTTGCGTTCAATTTTCGATCTCGAAGACCACCGTTCTTTGTTTACATCCGGTCACGCTCTTCGGGAGCACCACAGTTGCACTGTGTCCAAAATCACGACGGCCTCAGAGCCACCACAGTCGAACtgcgttcttttttttttcggcctTCGGGACCACCACAGCCACAGTGCTGTGTTCCAAGAGCTGCGATAAAAAATGTCAAcataacctatttttttttcgtcttcttttgcatgatttttgtaGTATAATTTACCTGTTGAGTAACCAAATTCACGCTGTGGTTCTTCCAGCCCGTCGCCAGTTTGTAGTACCGAGGATTTCTCATTAAATAATTAAGTTTATTTGGAGTTTTATCAATCCGCTTTTATTACACTTCCGTACACGAGGTTTGCACTCAGAATTCTGTCCCTGTTTCTCTCCCCGCCTCACCTACACGCTTCCTCGGTATTACCCATTTTCCGTTGGGTAAGAACTCACTCGTTCGTGCTGTGACGATCGAGGGGCTCTCCGCTGGTATCACAACATTGGTAAAAAATGGATTTCGATAATCAATTGTTCACCCTcagcaactcaactccaattcAAGATTATAGGCATACCTAATTAATGATCGtacatttataaaataataccacattTGTTTGTGCACAATCTGTGATTATGCGTTTTCAATGattacaatttgatttttttttataaagcagaaataaacaaacataaaaaacataCTAGAGatatttgataataaaaaactaactgGATCCATCTACGTGGTGAATGCATTcctgatatttttcaaattgcatttaatctAGTTTATATAAATAATAAACAATAATTTGACAGTCGATGGACCTaaaatctttccaaatatgtgtTGTGTAATGAATCAGAACCATCAGGTCATCAAAATTATAAGGATTCTGGTTCAATCAACGGTTCTTGCACATTTTAAAAGTCTTTCAAATATCTCGAGTAATAGAATcgacgaattttttttattttattctgtcATGATTCGAAATAGAACATCAACAATATTCAAGTTGCCATAATTtaagatacacagtaaaaaaatgtgtaaaaggttgaatattacatcttttatgatgtaattttacctctatttagactgaaaaagtgacattacgccagaatagtggtaaaatcacacattttcagaggttaaATTACACATTAATAGAGGTAAAATTATGCATTATTCAGACAAAAAAGATGTACCACTTACCAGCTGTAATATTAcctaatttttttactgtgtagggtGACCAGATTTTCAAAGTATATGAcccattgaaaaggtctttaaacgaagttgactttatagctgtcagccaccattgctagtaccaaccactagtgtcttcctttttatctacaaggacttcgccgccctgggctcctaagtgtattagagtatggcacggagcgacggcgccgaatacccatatttacacaaagaattttagagcgcccgccgcgggatttgaaccagcaacctctggattgtgagccagtgcgcggtccgattgatccacacgggcgggacaccaAAAAAAAggtctttaacggtgcacatcaaccagagcttttgcactcagatttttgttacagacattttagtatcttcaaaacaacgggtactatcgaaatatttttttattcatcccctaaagtactgtccacaaagtaatttacaacaaagtttgattaatttaacattcccgttattgcagaattgggtccgtaagtttgaccattttggaataagaagacaacaacttccttcgttgctgtgcacccttaaatcaCTTGTTCTATTATCTGTTCGGATAGAGTGATCAGATCTTCAAAGCTtatgactcattggaaaggtttatAAATTACCTATCGAATGATGTGTCACAAGATAGATCTGTTCATCATTTTTATCAAGTTTGCTGAGATTCgggttcaaaaaagtacataaatatcacttaagccaTAACTTAAAATAGGattaccagatcttcaaagtttaTGACTCATTCagcctttttattttctttctaaTCATATGTAATATGAtgagttttgatgaaaaataagttcaCTTTGGTGACATCCGGATATTACGaacacacatttttaaacattacttttgaacaagtttttaaaacttctaccacttttttcataaatgttatTATAACAAAGCAAACCATGTATTTTGAACTTaacttgtttacaaaaaaaatcctcattaTTTTCAGTCACTTTTGTATGGATTATTTCAAACCAAAAAGTATTTTCTATAAAGCCAATGCAAATTTTTGTCCCCCTCTCCCTtccaaatttcaccaaaaaatcaGTGGGATCATAATATACTtattgcagaaaaaataaaatttaattggaaaaaaacttgttaaatcGGTTGTAAACTATTTAGAACAAGTTGCATAAcagttatttatgaacttttaatcaaatattgggttttcaatatgttttacaaatttttactaTCAGAAACACAGATCAGAAAAAAGACATGAAACAAAGGATAAAACTATAATAAATtcgttgatattttgcaaatttgtgacaGTAGCATAGCTGTTATGAGGTATAAAtctcttttgtttttgttttacgaaaattaggcttgaaatctgaaagaaaaaatattttttttgcctccgcCTGGACCTCGCCCGTAGCTGAGGAAAAAAcactttcaataaaaatttgtaCCATTAAATAAAAAGTctcaaaatttacgaaatttattgggaaataaatatatagaataacacaatctgttacgTTTCAAAGTTTTGTACAAATGGTTCTATtttatggtttaaaattttcttcgaTGTTcagtataatttatttttttagactaAAAAGTCAAGAAAAAACTAGATATTTTGAGATAAAATGGTTGAAAAAGTTATTGTATTctttcagtaatttttttttcactaagaaaattgttatttaatagAAATGTTGTTGATTACTCATTAGCAGTAgcaacttacttttcctgtcattcttaaacgatgaaaaagcctactttctgtacctaaaataacaaaatcgaatagtaacacctttctaaataaatgctgaaaagttctacttttgagcactgaaatggatgctgaaaagttaaacttttcagcacttgtttcaaaaaataatacttttcaacatttttttatttaaacggttaattgacaaaatatattaacatttgacttataattcactcaaatggtgtttttcggaattgcaaaaaaaaaaatgtatggatctcgttgcaaaacttgattttttcaacactcggcgtatttatccaactcggtgaacctcgatGGGTAAATGAACGACTCGTGCcgaaaaaatcagctttttgcaacttgttacatAAACTGCTATCTAcgcattttctgaatttttattttttataactaTAATTTTGCCTTCTCGAGATAGCAAAAAAATGTggtaatttttttctttcaacggTTGTTAAAATTGTATAAAGATTTTTAGTgactagcattttttttttttggcaaaccaAACGCGTGAGCACATCATTTCATcccaattaaaaatacaaatattaatcGTTTACAGAAGTCtcaaagaattgctcaactaAGATAAACTCTTCATCCCTGTCCAATACTACAAAAAAACTCACTTTCAATTCTTTGATGACGATCCACATCAGAACAGCTCTTCGCAGCTCTCCGAGGACGACGTCACGATCGCGCGTAATCACCACCAATCAGAGGTGGGTTAGATTGACAGCCGTGATTGCTATTGCGAATCCCATAATAGATAGATTAGACTGCTCCACTGACTGCCGGCACTGCAATGATGGTGTGCTTCGCGGCGCATTACTAATTTGAGTATGATTTAGCCAATCGACGACTGCTTGGCAgctcttgtttctttttctatgAGCAGTAGCATTACACTCATAATGGTGCAATTGGTGTTTGACCTCCTTGGAACAAGATGCAATCATCGTCATAATGAATACATGTTAATTAGAATAATTTCCTTTATATATCTCAAATAAACTATCAACTAAAATCTATTTAAAGATagaacaaataatatttttagaaacacATAAAATTAGATACATCAACAATAAACAAGTTCAGCAACCTCTAATTTAAATGTCCAACatatttaacattccaacgcccaaggctccaaaaaagttggaacggtaacttcaactcgctggttctcgagcataacttaaccaatcaagatgattcttctttccagtgatttgttagaatgtctagatgatcctagaactttgcagaacttaatttgatcaaatctgtaatttttgcgatcaaaaacatcgttccaactttttttttcgcgtgtaaaaaaaaattcgccaaaaattccgcggaggcagtcgttttgaaaaaaggtggaacgatgttttcggtcgcagaaattacagatttgatcaaattaagttcttcaaagttctaggatcatctagacattctaacaaatcactggaaaaaagaatcatcttgattggttgagttatgcccgagaaccagcgagttgaagttaccgttccaacttttttgggaggcttgggcgtccgtgtaagttggacatgcgttgggcgttccagtgttaaataacaaaacaaacaaaccaccaCCATTCCCCCCTCCCCAAATCCAGTTCGGTCAGGGTGAGGGAGAGAAAGTTTCGTGTTTATTTTTGCGCATATATGTAGTAATCACGGGTGAAATATCTCGCTCAGACCAGAAACGTGATTCCAAACTTTTATGGCCGCGGCCTCCGGTCAGGTTTTCGGACTCCTTTCTCCCCCTCCAGCGCCGGCGAGGACTCGGCTTGAATTTCGATCAACCTTCCCACGGCAGGGAGAGAGGAACAGAGATTATGCAATTGACGGTAGCTCCTCTGATGATCTAGGATTATGCAACGCAGTTGGACACCCTTTATTTTGAATAACTGGAATAGTTTGCAAGTCATTGTTGGGCTCCCTTTTGACGACGTGACCAAACTGAACTTGGCCAGGGCCAACCTTCGGTGAGTCGCGAATTGCGACGATGATTAACATGTTACAATCATCTAATCAATTTCATCAATAGAAATGCCACCATTAGCATAACAATGGAGGCACACTGCGAACCGCggtcataaaattgaaattcaatacaaaaaaaaatacgcgaaCAGGTAATTCACCAACGCGGGGTGGTGCCTCTTTCAGGAAATAGGTTTGGCCCATcgatcgtcgtcgccgtcggttGTCATCGTTATGGTTGAGCGAGCTGGACAAACGCCAAACTAGGGGGAATTTTTCCACCTGTGGCACGAGACACGATGAAATGCAAATTCCGCAAATGTTGAGCAATCGTTAACCTGTTTTTTAACCGTTTTTccttgtttttcttcttcttctctatTTTCCAGGATGTCCGTGTTGCGAACACTGACGCTACTGGCGATCGGTGCCACCGTGGTACTGGCCCAGCGAAGACTTGCCCTGCCCGACCCGAGAAGCTGCGCCAACCGTAAGTGAATGATCCAAATTTTATTACTTCAGAAGCTTATTcaaatacaattaaaattatattattacaaAGGTAGTTTATtgtgaagattttttattttcatattatttCTTTGATTAAGCATTACAAGTAAAACAACTGAAGGGAAAGAGTAACATGATAACTTTTGATATTCCGGATTGCTTTCATAATTATCCCAAAAGTATGGGATACGCATGTGCAATCCGTCATCCAATTTAGATTATTAAAACTTTCTACAATTTTTAACAGACTTAGAACTGTAATCAATTAGAAATAATCCCATAGAAAGtgaacctttttaaaaaactgcaaattggatgacttttcattttattctttgatttgaatcaaactttgtccatgcatttcctatgcaaaaaaatcattttgcatcataagtttttcaatgcaaatttggaGGTTGGTCATATTATGGTTatgaaaatgtatgaaattctgtatcttgagaagggattttctgatcgatttggtgtcttctgcaacGTTGAACACAGCACAaatagtagtaatccagctgcttgtaaatggcctgggtgtaaaatattttttgcattattttatgaaattctatacacaccctgaaatatgtagcccatcagaatgggaaaccaaaatgtcaagctcatatatgcatttatcctttccattctttatcggtctgatggccgagcgggctaaggcgctagTCCTTACTTTTGGCGCTggatttgaatcccgtcggttgcaactttttttttgtgtttgcaaaaattgtacatgcagtgtgtaatattaagtgtcttttttgacgaatttaatgtgcatgcttttgcatgcgattttaccatcggattttttgctgtgtaggttataattaggacttttcagaaaaaaatggtacacggaaatGACGGATTATGACTGAAAGTTGAATTCTAAAAATACGTtacttttgaattttcgaaactTTGATCGAATCTGGACAAAACAAtgattaaaaacaaacatttaaagcAATATCGATTTTTCAGTCCAAAGTACttcaatttggaattttttggtTTTGGGAGAAaccttgaaagaaaagcacatctgaaaaataaatgaaaagcaTTCCTATAATTTTTCTATAGAACTTTGCAAATCGGGTAATtattttcacagcaaaaaaaatggtttttggagtgttgaaaatttggttggttgagtaatattactcaaaaaatgtgtaaaaatgtgaacctgatgaatatttatcagaaactgatgaaaattcaccaattcctgatgtaatattacatttttttaacatgtcaagtgtcacctaattagccaGCAATTTTCAACTGTCGATATCTCGgtaactattggtccgatttttagTGTTGaattgaaacttttgtgaaatattctgaacttctcaataaaaataattttaaaattttaaaatcaagctttatatTCGAAATGGTCttaaaaatagataatttttagattaattCTTTAAATAAGTCGATTGAGATTTCACAAGTTCAGCTACAAAATAATGTCAAGTCATATTTGTAAGGataattgcctattaaattaccaaatgcattttctcattactcataaacactattttggccaccatcttagatttaaaaattctttatcaCTTTCGAGTAGTTAAGGGATCATAATTAAGCGTagtttcgtgattcgattatccgaaaatttgattattcgaagtataaatttccaaggccttcggataattgagtcggGACTTGGTCAAAAAGTGTCGAACTGGATTTTTAAACATAAGAaataaatcataataaaaaaaaataagaaaataatttcactttatttGCGTTTTAAAGTTCAACATGCGATCGAAATTCAGAGTTCAAAAAAACGTTCATGTGCATCATTTTGtactaaaagcatttttttacatacattttctcGAAATTCTCAAGTtcaaagaatttgtttttttttttgtataaaattgaaCCTATTATTTAATCAAGTTTATTATTTAAAACGTAACTTTATCCACCACTGCCTTTCTCATTAAAGCGTTGAAATCGCGCCAAACACTACGAAAGCATTGGCTAACTGACTAATACTCGGGAATTTTCAAGATTATGTACATAATGAtcaaccaaaatttgatttcaatcaaaACTTTTGAAGGGCTTCACCTAACTTAATAGTTTTCAATATGGACTTATGAAACCTCAAACCAGACCGAATGGAACTAACCCGGACAAAATCCGTTCAGTCAGTGCCGAGAAATTCGAGTGAAAAAATACATCATTGTGAGCCGCTTGCATAATTGAAGTTCTAGGAAGCTTATTTTAGAAGTTCATATTTCGATTGATTTTACAGCCTTTCCTCattaaggaaggcaaaaagatcaagaaaaagggggaatttgtaagGATACTCTCACATTTTCTCGAGTTAGGGAGTTTAGGAGTTAATGTTTAGATATTAGCCCAAAGTGATTCTTCCCTCGACATTCTTTGTAGCTTGATAAATCTCTTACTCGGTCATTGGAATTCATTTGcttcaaaaatactttcaagttgtcaatgtaaaaaaaatatatgcattAACTTTTTCTTCTTCCCTTTTCCAGGTGTGCGGCACGCGACGTACCGGGATGCCCGCGGCGTAGCACACTCGTACTTCTTCAGCTGGGAGCACCAGCCGACGCGCAACCTGGAGGTGGACTGGCTGGACGCGCGAAACATCTGCCGCCGGCACTGCATGGACGCCGTCTCGATGGAGACACCGCAGGAGAACGAGTTCATCAAGCAGCGCATCGCCCGCGGAAACGTGCGCTACATCTGGACGTCCGGCCGGAAGTGCAACTTTGCCGGCTGTGACCGACCGGACCTGCAGCCCCCGAACGAGAACGGATGGTTCTGGAGCGGCTCGGGCGTCAAGATCGGACCGACCACCCAGCGCAACACCGGCGACTGGAGCTACACCGGAGGATACGGCCAGCAGCAGCCGGACAACCGCGAGGCGGCTCAGGGTAACGACGAGTCCTGCCTGTCCATCCTGAACAACTTCTACAACGACGGACTCAAGTGGCACGACGTTGCCTGCCACCATCTGAAGCCGTTCGTGTGCGAGGACTCCGACGAGCTGCTGAACTTTGTCCGCTCGCGCAACCCCGGAGTTCGTCTGTAAGGCGCACGCGTGAGAGCCTCCCTAAATCTCCCCGTCCAAAGGTGCCCAACCAAGAAATGTCCCCCGAAAGCAGTTCCACGCGAACGAGTGCAGCTTTGACGTCCCTAATCACTCTTCAAGGTCACCAAAATCGGTGAAAACTGGAAtcaagatacaaaaaaaaatcgtaaaatttctcCTTTCTACCGAATGACGCAAAACAACACCACCCCCTTCCCACCAAGTCGTGGATGCTGTTGTCGTGGATGATTTCACCAACGAAACCAGACCTACGACATTGTCGTCCGAGCGAAATCTTCGCGACTTGTATGGGGAGTGGACAGCAACAAAAAAGTGTCAAGGTGCTTAACATCTcgtaacagcaaaaaaaaagtaaccaACCACACCTCTTCAACCTTTTTGGGATGATAAATTTGCACTTGGCCGCGCGGGACACTAAATCGGATGATTTTTACGGAAACCACGTTACGACAGAAAAAACAATAATGCAGAAGAAGGAGATGCAAAAAGTAGTAGCCAGGAGCAGTGAACAACAAATTGGACGTTATTCTTATtgtgttttattatttattataatgtaatgtaattatgtttttaaaaacggTGTAACAAAATACAACTCATGTGTTTGTGCGAATTTTCTCTgtacaaaagtaaaaaaatcgttaaaaaccAGTTTTGAAAagtgaagaagaagaaaaaaaccgcGGAGAGAAAATGATGCTAGGCTTTGCGGCTAGCGCGCATTTTTAGGAAAGTGATGAGGCCATTTCTTTACCCATTTCGAATCAAAGGAAGCAAAATTACGGTGtagcaaaaatttaaagaatggaaactaaattcatcaaaattttaccacaactCTAGCATCAGTGATTCTATATTTTGTACAtttgtaagtttttgttttctataTTGGAAAATAAAAAGTACTAAACAATAGTTTGCTTGTTTGAATTTTCGCATGATGACAAAGCCTATAATAAAAtttacccttgaaatccacaaatccGGAACACCTTTTTTCTTAGAGGGGAGACAAATTTGGGTTCTCTTCAGAAgtacaaattttcaacaaaataatgactaaaAACGCTGACACCAATCTAACTCAAGCTCAGCCCCaaagattaatttttttgagatatcttttttttaatttatatttattcagattttcttttccatgtacatttattcagttaaaaataatattgagtgtccaatcaaaatcgttgacttttcacctcaattataaatactagcaattttcatttattcatgaaatattgtagctttcgctattcagtgttttcaaatgtaggaggtcctacatttacaaaagggaaaagggataccttaaaactaacttataaactatatagaGGGTGGATCAATGCAACTGAAGACtgtaatgatttttgtcgaaatgcatcaattatcttattggacataacatccaaagtgtcaactttggCTAATTGATGAATTTCACTAGGgatgaaccagggaggaagtttcagaatcattttcagaattttgttctgaatcctctgaagttttttcttcctggttaagcaacagcttgtccagatcggcacagcataaagcatggctggtctgaaaatttgtttataaattaacagtttattcttgagacaaagtctagaattcctgtttataagtggatacaaacatttaatatatttgttacatttaacctgtatactttcaatgtgatccttgtaagtaaggtttttgtcaaaagcaagtccaagatatttcacttgatcctcccactttaaaattACCTCAaccatctttataatgtgatgactttttggtttgagAAAATCCGCCCTTGGTTtatgagggaaaataataagttgagttttgctgcatttggagtaattttccttttttgccttcctcaccttactgaggaaaggctataaaatcactcaaaaaatgaacttcttaattcgacctcgcagacccaccttcacgtatacctatcgactcagaatcatgttctgagcaaatgtctgtgtggatgtgtgtaggtgggtggacaaaaaaattgttactcgattatctccggactggatgaacggattttgaccgtattagtctcattcgatccgtcttggggtcccataggtctctatttaaaatcagcaagttttgttaagtacttcaaaagttatgctaaaaaaaacgattttggcgtatgtccggaagattgtaaaaagggtggtttttgcaagaaaccctatcatgtaatacattttcagaaaggtattaaaaatacctttccaatgagcccaaaacactgaagatctgacaaccctatcaaaagttattagcacttaagtgttatttatacactttttagaggctggatctcagatatttcagtaaaaatgacgtccgggtccatcatgcgacccatcgttagttagataatcgaaagacctttcaaatgagcctaaaacatcaaggatctgacaaccctatcaaaagttattagcactttagtgttatttatacactttttggaggccggatctcagatatttcagtaaaaatgatgtccgggtccatcatgcgacccatcgttagttagaaaatcgaaagacctttcgaatgagcctaaaacatcaaggatctgacaaccctatcaaaagttatggttatgttatttatatactttttggaggccggatctcagatattgtgataaaaatattgtctgaatctttcaTGTGAACTATcattggataggtttttttatcagaccttgccgatgagccagaaaaattgaaggtctgcgaaccctaccaaaagaaatgagtaataaagttgatttgttaaacatgttaagggaatgttgctatttttactgaatgtattgactttatgaatgtgatgaaggcaccaaccacctaaaggtggattaagtaacgttttcaaataagaattgaaaatatccatgcttttgtggaattttcagttaattgaaatccctttggccagttgtcgcatttacagaaattttcagggtgtgtcaagataacaCGACGATATTGTAacatttttcatatgaaaagtgacaaaaatgagttttttatttttttaaaattaaatatgtctttattgaactttcttataataattacatttcttttacttgctaagtggtatggcctaatgctcttcatctttgttgtatttatcgctttattattaactgatcacatttattttatttacttcaaattgttttacattattacattgaatcgaatacatttgggtaaaaaaaaaga harbors:
- the LOC120420134 gene encoding uncharacterized protein LOC120420134 codes for the protein MSVLRTLTLLAIGATVVLAQRRLALPDPRSCANRVRHATYRDARGVAHSYFFSWEHQPTRNLEVDWLDARNICRRHCMDAVSMETPQENEFIKQRIARGNVRYIWTSGRKCNFAGCDRPDLQPPNENGWFWSGSGVKIGPTTQRNTGDWSYTGGYGQQQPDNREAAQGNDESCLSILNNFYNDGLKWHDVACHHLKPFVCEDSDELLNFVRSRNPGVRL